The window GGAAACGTGCAGAgggcaggctgggggcagggaaggcGACTGAGGGCCAAGGGCCGCATGCAGGGCTGTAAGCGGGAGGGATACAGGGTCCAGgggaagcgtgtgtgtgtgtgtgtgtgtgtgtgtgtgtgtgtgtgtgtgtgtgtgtgtgtgtgtgtgtaggggccCTGGGGTCACCCTCAAGTGGACTAGGAGCTCACCTCATAATCCAGGCCCTTGTGGTTGAGGGCAACGTTGAGAGTGAAGGTGGATGAGTCATGGTGCGGCCGCAGAGAAGGCTGTTCATCCGGCCGGTAGCGGACCACAAAGTTCATCACTGCCCGGGTCTATGGGGACACGAGAAAAGAGGCTGGAGGGGTGGCTCTCAGGCAGGAGGCCTTCTAAGGAGGTGACGGCCCCTATCCAGGGAGGGGGAGTGGCTGCAGGAGTCAAGCAGGCTCCCCCCAAGGCTGCCCTCCTGTAGTATCTTTTTTCCACGGGGCCCCAAATGCTATAGGAGCTGAAAGGGTACAGCACGGAGACTTCCAGCTGGCACTGGCGTGTGGGAAGGTGGAAGGGGCAGGGTGGCAGGAGCAGTGGCCCACCTTGGTGTGGTAGCCTGGGAACAGGCTCTCCGTCATGGGCCCCACGTATGTCCTCAGCAGCTGCAGCCACTGGTCCTCATAGCCCACCTGCTTCATGTGGATATCCACGGTGGGCACGTTCTCATAGCCTCCAGCCAGCCTTGAATCCTGTGGGCAGTGGGCACTGAGCCCCTGACAGGGCAGCGCCAGCCTCCCCCTCCTCTTGCTTGCAGGCCTTAAAGCCCGTGTTCCTTCATCTGCAACAGTCTCAACCACTTCTTAACTTGTCTCACTCCCACTGGCCCTTTAACTCTCAGCTAAGATGTCACCTCTTCTGTGAAGTCCCTTAATCCCCCTACATCTGGGCTAAAGGTCCTTCCTGTGGCTCCCACAGCACCTGGGCTGCTGCTGCCGCCACTGGGTTGCAGGTGAGAGGGCAGAGCTCGTCCTGCACAACCCATCAGTGTTCCTGCACCACCTAGGTCAGTGGTGGCTGGCATTTAGGACCTGCCCAGTAAGGATTtcttgaatgaaggaataaataaatgaatgcagtgGTACCCCCAGTGGGCCCCCTCCCCTTTGGGGACTCTTCTCTGTTCCTCCTCTCCTGACACCAGTTTCCCTCCATCAGACCCAGCACctcccttctttctgttccagCCCCGGTCACCTCATGCCGGCCTCCTGACCACTGGCCGTAGTGCTCCATTTCCTCCACCAGCTCATCACACATTTGGTCTGACAGCAGAGGGAACCAGTACACATCTGGGCACGGCTGAGGACAGGGCGGGGGAAGAACAACAGGGCTGGGTGACACTCATGGAGCCGCCGCCAACAGAGGCGAGAaaaagcagggagagaaagggaagccAGGAGATGGGAGAAGCTGGGGGAATGGGGCTCTGAGCATGAGATGGGCCAGGAGAGGCTGGGCCGGGAGAGGCTGGGCCGGGAGAGGCTGGGCCAGCAACAGTGGCTGAGAACAACACAAATGGCGGGAAGGTCTTGGAGCCCCAGGTGCTGAGAGTGGTTTTCAAACTCCTTTACAAAAATGTCGGTTTGCCTTCATGTTGCCTGAGCAGACAACCCTAAGGCACCTCGAGGAAGTCAGTTTGGAAACCACTAATGCAGGCAGTGGACCCAAGGGGCGGTGGCCATCAGGGTGGTCAGGGGTCTTGAGTGGGGCTCACCTGTTCCACGAGTCCCTCCCCTTCAAGGGCCCGGCTGTAGTTCTCGTGAATGTACTGTTCCTTCCAGTCCTGGGGGGTGAAGGGGGGGCGGAGGGGAGCACCTGGATGTGTGTCCTCTTCACTTCATTTGGTCCAGTCCAGGAAGCCCCACGCCCTGGACCGCCCCCCTCCCTGGCAGTAGCAGATCCTGCCAGGGTGTGTGCATCCTATAGTGAAGGGCATTTGCACCCTCGGGGCAAGGGGCCCCCCATTTACCAGGGGGTTGTCGAAGATCTGCCAGAGGTCTGGGTGCAGGTGGTCTGTGTCATACCGGGAAGTGGCCAGGAGACGGCCAAATTCATGCTGATTGCTGAGGTGAAGGAAGATGccctggagtggggggagggtgtgAGAAGGACACCCAGGGTGGCTGCCTCCTACACCCCTGCCTTGGGCCTGACTGCCCCGCTCACCTTGTCCCGCAGGCTCTTACAGAAAGCCATGTCTGGGTCAGTGTCGCTGCCTGAGAACACCTCCCTCTGCGGCAGCTCTGTCCTCAGGGTCTCCCCCCGGATCACATATGCCTGGGAAATGTAGGGTACATTCCACACGCCCCTGGAGGTACCCACACTAGGGTCAGCTAGGTGGGTGGCCCCCACAATTCTGCCCAGTTCATCCCAGGAGCCCCTTCCCTCAGGGCAACCCACTCTCTGAGCCAGGAAGCCCTCTCACGTCCCCGAATGAGCACTGCCGGGCATAACCCTCTCATGTCCAGCTCCACAGTCAGTCCCTACCCCACAGACACATCAGAACCCTGAAACTGGGGCGTTGGCTGAGGGGGCAGGTGTCGTTCAGGCCcatgtgggaggaggaggagggctgcaGCCCCGCAGGACTCACACTCTCTTCCGCTGCACCAGTTCCACGTAGTCCTCGGAGCGGGCGTAGTACTCGTCGGGGCTCAGGGCTCCCCAGAAATTGGACCACAGCTTCCCATGGCGGGACAGCATGGGAGCTATGACCTTCCTGTGAACAGGTGGAGGGAGAATTGCAAAAAGGCAAGCCCGATTACCAGGGAAGGAGCCTGGGCCTCATCAGGGACTACTTTGGGGCCCTCTGGCTGAGCCAGGCAAATGACCTGTTCTCTTCAATGAGGAGGCGCAGAGCCTGGGGGTTGGTGAGGACGGCATCGGCGTCCAGGCTGAAGTAGAATTCACACTCAGGGTCCTGACGACAACTGTCCCTAGAGGTGACAGACCCACAGATGGAGGAGTTGAAACGAgcaggtggggggaggaggggactgCAGAGTGGGTGGAACTTCCCCTCACTCCAGGGCCCCAAGTTCTGTAGTCTGCGCAAGAGAGGCGGGGAGGGCCAGCACATGGGGCGGCAGCATTGCGAGGCCATGGGGAAGCTGGATGGTGGATGGAGAGGGAACGGTGCTGCAGTGGAGGCACCCCACCacctcccactccctgcacccCCACCGGTCCTTCCCGCCCACGGCTCACTCACATGGCCATGTCTCTGGCCTCGCCTGGGGTCAGGGCCTCCTCCGGCCCCACCAGCTTCACAGTTAAGAAGTGGTCCTGGAGCTGGGCCCAGGAGTCTGCAATGTGGGGCTCGTGGTACACCTCCTACAGATGGGGGGCAATAAGGGGTGCTGAGAGGGCAGAAAAGGTGGTACCTGAGGAATGGGAGGGGAAAGATGGGGAGTGGACAGGGTGTAGGAAGCAGGACCCTTGGGAGGGTCCACAGCAAGAGGCTGCCAGGGCATCTTACATTGTTATGCACGAAAAGGGTGATCCTGTCGGGGGGATAGTCCAGGAGCATCAACCGCTGCAGGAAGCGAGGCAGGAACGGAGTAGGTTGTTCCACAAACACGGCCAGAAGCACCCGGGGGGGAGGCTGGAAGATGCATGACAGGGCTCAGAGGAAAGCCTGGGCCCCCATCTGGTCTGTCCTCTGTAAGCCTGCTGGGTTTGGGGGTCCTCAGGAGCTTTGCCTTCCACTGCTGCCTAGCATGCTCTCCCTGTACCTTTTGGTTCAGTGTGTTCTCCCGCCCCACCCTGGCACCCCTCCTCACCTGCCCCCCCGGGAGTGTCCTCCGGTCCCGGTCGCAGAACCCACAGCCTCCCTCAGGAGTCCAGCCATTGGGAACATAGTTTCCCAGGTAATTCAGCTGGAGCTGTTAGAAGAGACGGGGAGAGGCTGAGGCAGAGAAGTCCACGGCTGGTGATCAGGGAGGTCAGGTAGACAGAcagggacagggtgggagggaaAGCAGGGGACACTTAGGACCTCTCCTAGCACCTCTGCTGCGGGGGCTAGGAGGACCATTGCTCagaagggctggagggagggctgggagctggggtcAGAACTGGCTAGGGCAGGGACTGTGGGGCCAGTCCTGGGATAGGGGTAAGGGGCTGAGGGGCACCTTAGTGGGACCGTTGCCATGGACCACCACAGGAAGCGTGTCATAGGCCACATTCCGGATACGCACACGATTCCGATCAAACTTTAAAACCACCTCATCTGCGAAAGAAAGCCAGCTTTAAACTCCCTTTCTCCTGAAGCTGCCAAGCAGCAGGTGCTTCTAAATATGGGGGAATCCAGGCTCTCTGCTGCCACCTGGGGACCTCCTCCActtactatctgtgtgacctgggcaagtcacCAGCCCCTCAGAGAggcaatttcctcatctgtaacaggTGGATAACCATAGACAACCCCCTCCGTAGGATTGCTGTGTTAAGTGAAATTACTGAAGTAAAGCCCCTGGCTCAGGGCTGTGGCACACAGTACATTCCACAGATGTTGGGTATTATTACTGCCACTGCTTTTACTACTGTTAGCACAGTGCAATTTTATCAGCCATTCAGATATTTGACGAAGTTGAGATAAAGGTGCGTTGAGGACCACCCCAGTCCCACCAGGAGCCCCTCCTTAATTCAGGACCGCGGCAGCCTCTTTCATTACCCCTTCTGATTGCCGTCTCACCTAATGCCCCATTGAGGTTCTGAAAGATCCTGGATTTATGATCCAGATTAAGGCTGAGTTTCTCCTGGATGGGATGAGAGGCGGCAGTTAATTCAAGAGGGGGTGGGACATCATCTCTCACTCTTTTCTCTTTACATCTTCCCCAAAGCCCCTTTACCCGCTCTCTCCCATTCAGCCTGAGGTCTGCCACCCCCACAGAGCTGCAGGCGCCCCCTCCACTGTCCCCCCCACCCTTAGTCCTGGGTCCAGGTAGAGTCGAGTGTAGAACAGCTGGTCATCATCGTCATCCTTGTACTTCCACTGGCGGACGATTTGGTGGATGGTGGGGGCAAAGCCGATGAAtcctgtggggggaggggaggtgctgACTCCAAGACTCCCTGGGTCCCACGGACCTGTCCCCACTCCCTCTCTGGCCCCCAGGCACCTGGAATACTCCATACCCCACCACTCTTGGCCTCTCTGCCTCGGGCCCTCTGCCACTCACCACCAGAGTTGAGGAAGCGCTTCCCCGTGCCCACCTCAGGGTACTGCTCTGCCAGCCCCCACTCCGGCCAGCAGAAGCCCTCTGCAGAGAACAGCAGGCGGCTGCCACTCTGGATGAACTTCTTCAGCAGCTCTGCGGGGCTGCCGGCCAGAATCACATCATAGCTGGCAAGGAAGGGGAGGATGAACAGGGCAGCTCCTTGAAATCTCAGTACCCTCACGTCCTCCCCCTGTTCGCCTCGCCGCTTTCTCCCCTTTACCTGTCCACAAACACGATGACCATATCCTCCTGGTCTGcatatttctccatttccttcttgaGCCACCTGACCTTCTGTCCTCCACCAACTGTTCGGGCCACATCACCCCCTCGCCACTGCTCTCCCAGGCCCAGGGTCTGTGGGGGAGATCCGCCATGCCAGGGAGGGAATTCGGCTGGCCAGGCTCACCGTGGGGCCCCAGGAATCCAGCCCTCAGCCCACTCCTCCCGCTGGAAACGCCCCCTCCTAGCGGCCTGGGGGGCACTCCTCTCCTCACCCGCACTGTGTAATTGAAGAACTCCGCCGAGCGCAGGAAACGCCGGTATCCCTCTGTCTCGGCTGTGGCCACCGTGATCACCAGAAGCTTCTCTGTCACCAGTCGGGAATTGGCATTCGGGACCCACTCACCCAGCTCAGTGCCCTACGCGCTCCACTCACGTAggcccctttccctccctcaaaCTCTGCCACTGTCCCTTACTTCTTGTTTCCAATTCCCTCTGACACTCTTCCCCCAGAGAAATTTCGACCCCAGTGAGAGCGGGATGGAACTGACACCCAGGAATTTGGG is drawn from Rhinolophus ferrumequinum isolate MPI-CBG mRhiFer1 chromosome 7, mRhiFer1_v1.p, whole genome shotgun sequence and contains these coding sequences:
- the PLOD3 gene encoding multifunctional procollagen lysine hydroxylase and glycosyltransferase LH3 yields the protein MASWGPGLRLLLLLLLLLLPPPPADSASDRPRGGNPVNPEKLLVITVATAETEGYRRFLRSAEFFNYTVRTLGLGEQWRGGDVARTVGGGQKVRWLKKEMEKYADQEDMVIVFVDSYDVILAGSPAELLKKFIQSGSRLLFSAEGFCWPEWGLAEQYPEVGTGKRFLNSGGFIGFAPTIHQIVRQWKYKDDDDDQLFYTRLYLDPGLREKLSLNLDHKSRIFQNLNGALDEVVLKFDRNRVRIRNVAYDTLPVVVHGNGPTKLQLNYLGNYVPNGWTPEGGCGFCDRDRRTLPGGQPPPRVLLAVFVEQPTPFLPRFLQRLMLLDYPPDRITLFVHNNEVYHEPHIADSWAQLQDHFLTVKLVGPEEALTPGEARDMAMDSCRQDPECEFYFSLDADAVLTNPQALRLLIEENRKVIAPMLSRHGKLWSNFWGALSPDEYYARSEDYVELVQRKRVGVWNVPYISQAYVIRGETLRTELPQREVFSGSDTDPDMAFCKSLRDKGIFLHLSNQHEFGRLLATSRYDTDHLHPDLWQIFDNPLDWKEQYIHENYSRALEGEGLVEQPCPDVYWFPLLSDQMCDELVEEMEHYGQWSGGRHEDSRLAGGYENVPTVDIHMKQVGYEDQWLQLLRTYVGPMTESLFPGYHTKTRAVMNFVVRYRPDEQPSLRPHHDSSTFTLNVALNHKGLDYEGGGCRFLRYDCVVSAPRKGWALLHPGRLTHYHEGLPTTRGTRYIMVSFVDP